A window from Frischella perrara encodes these proteins:
- a CDS encoding TIGR03915 family putative DNA repair protein produces MLIFRYDDTFEGLLTAVFDAFSLKKWPDQVMSMKDVVPLFTREEYTVFTDDKKAERVSIAMKKRLPTIALNQLTYVWYSELAERGQLIFRYLVKVFQTKHDISTNFADPDVLLVKQIAKKVSRERHYMMMFVRFNTIQNQGEKVYFATVDPRYNVLPFVVDFFKDRFADQKWAIFDTKRQFGYYFDLEQLEIITLDSQQDLLIDDAINEQYLSEDEKQFQKLWFRYCQALTIKERLNPKLQRQFMPKRFWKHLPETWHNKLNH; encoded by the coding sequence ATGTTAATTTTTCGATATGATGATACATTTGAGGGGCTATTAACCGCCGTATTTGATGCTTTCTCATTAAAAAAGTGGCCTGATCAGGTTATGAGTATGAAAGATGTCGTACCTTTATTTACTCGAGAAGAATATACTGTTTTTACTGATGATAAAAAGGCGGAACGTGTCAGTATTGCTATGAAAAAACGATTACCGACTATCGCCTTAAATCAATTAACTTATGTTTGGTATTCCGAGCTAGCAGAACGAGGACAATTAATCTTTCGCTATTTAGTTAAAGTTTTTCAAACAAAACATGATATTTCGACCAATTTTGCTGATCCAGATGTGTTATTAGTAAAACAGATAGCTAAAAAAGTATCACGTGAACGTCATTACATGATGATGTTTGTACGTTTTAATACTATTCAAAATCAGGGGGAAAAGGTCTATTTTGCAACGGTAGATCCACGCTATAATGTCTTACCCTTTGTAGTCGATTTTTTTAAAGATCGCTTTGCGGATCAAAAATGGGCTATTTTTGATACTAAACGGCAATTCGGTTATTACTTTGATTTGGAACAGCTTGAGATCATAACATTGGATAGTCAGCAAGATCTTTTAATTGACGATGCGATTAATGAACAATACTTATCCGAGGATGAAAAACAATTTCAAAAATTATGGTTCCGTTATTGTCAAGCATTAACGATTAAAGAACGATTAAATCCGAAATTACAAAGACAATTTATGCCAAAACGATTTTGGAAACACTTACCCGAAACTTG